In a genomic window of Vigna angularis cultivar LongXiaoDou No.4 chromosome 6, ASM1680809v1, whole genome shotgun sequence:
- the LOC108342668 gene encoding uncharacterized protein LOC108342668, producing the protein MIMDKAYKHQICSMLFSNLVIFPSVTMVLVLVTSYFFFSTSKSFPFLLTIQIALLSTMLLVKLIRKIKDKDENLIQNGLQPLLDVTHSEVNQESGTAENHEDGESEAHSDYLFPSDCESSNFSIMDGTFELNIEDHRLQDDLLSDYSLPSDSESSDGSMLEESFEMHQKGNQNEDISDSLASDDDYEGEDEEDSLIEINLPSSHFPDLNEDPKQKVQSKLPEFMPDSIFKQQGLMELLAEFNDMNEDENLIEIDISMGMQISD; encoded by the coding sequence ATGATCATGGATAAAGCATATAAACATCAAATCTGTTCCATGCTATTTTccaatttggtcattttccCATCTGTCACCATGGTTCTTGTTCTGGTCAcatcatactttttcttttcaacttctaaATCCTTCCCTTTCCTTCTCACAATACAAATTGCTCTATTATCCACCATGTTACTTGTCAAACTGATAAGGAAAATAAAGGACAAAGATGAAAATCTAATCCAAAATGGGCTACAGCCTTTGCTGGATGTTACTCATAGTGAGGTTAACCAAGAAAGTGGAACTGCAGAGAACCATGAGGATGGTGAATCTGAAGCACATTCAGACTATTTATTTCCATCAGATTGTGAAAGCAGCAACTTCTCTATCATGGATGGAACTTTTGAGCTGAATATTGAAGACCATAGGCTACAAGATGATTTGCTGTCAGATTATTCTCTTCCTTCAGATAGTGAAAGCAGTGATGGCTCAATGTTGGAGGAAAGTTTTGAGATGCATCAGAAAGGAAATCAAAATGAGGATATTTCTGATAGCTTGGCTTCTGATGATGATTATGAGGGTGAGGATGAAGAGGATAGTCTGATTGAAATCAATCTTCCAAGCAGCCACTTTCCTGACTTGAATGAAGATCCTAAGCAAAAGGTGCAATCTAAGTTGCCAGAGTTCATGCCAGATTCCATTTTCAAGCAGCAAGGCCTAATGGAGCTCTTAGCAGAATTCAATGACATGAATGAGGATGAAAACTTGATTGAGATTGATATTTCCATGGGAATGCAGATTTCAGATTGA